The Halioglobus maricola genome segment ATGGCCGAGATCAAGGGGTTGCAACTGGAAATGGCACCAAGTTCCGTGTGGCTATATTCCGACAAGGCGCTGCTGACCCGGGTGTTGCAGAACTTTATTTCCAACGCGATCAAATATACCCGGGAAGGGAAGGTCTTGTTCGGATTGCGCAGGCGTGCTGATAGCGCTGAGCTGCAGGTGCTGGACACGGGCCCGGGGATCGCCGAGAGCGATCAGGTCAGGGTCTTTCAGGAGTTCGAGCGTTTGCAACGTCATGCCCATCAGGGCGAGGAAGGGCTGGGGCTGGGGCTCGCTATTGTGTCGCGTTACGCCGAATTGCTCGGCCACGGGCTGAAGCTTCGTTCGGAGCCGGGCCGCGGCACCTGTTTCTCCATCGGGGTCACCTTCGGCCAGCCGCAGGACGTGGGGAGGCCCGAGAAATTGCCGAATGCGAGCCGGGATCTCGAGGGTCTCGAGGTACTCTGCCTGGACAACGACCCACTGATTCTCGACGGGATGCAGCAATTACTGATCACCATGGGAGCCAGTGTTTCGGGCGTGAGCGACAGGGAGGCTTTGCATAGACGCCTGGCTGAACTACCCCGGCCTGACATTATCTTCGCAGATTATCATTTGGACGATGGTGATACTGGGCTCAGCGCGGTCGTGGAGGGGCGTAAGTTATTAGGCATTGAAACGCCCTGCATCATTATCAGTGCCGATGACAGTGATGTGATTCGTGACCGTACCAAGGCGGTGGGTTTTCGGTTCCTGCCCAAGCCGGTTAACGCAGCCCGTTTACGCGCCCTGACGCTGGCGCTTACGCGGGCGTGACGCTAGAGAATACGGTCGATATGGACGAGGTAGCGCTGTAACTCTGAGCTGACATCCGCATCCAGACCTTCACCGCCAGGCTCACCATCGCGGCCTAGCGAGATCATCTCTACCGTGCCCTTGGTGCGGCCCCATTGTGTGGACTTATAGACATAGGGACGTCCCCAGGGGTCTGTGGGGATCGGATTGAGATAACCTCCCTCCCGGTAGTTGGGCATGCGCATGCGGCTTTCCGGTTTTTCCTTAAGCGCAGCCAGTCCCTGTTCGGTCTGAGGGTAGGAGTGGTTTTCTTCGTAGTAGTCCTCGAGCGCGCTCTCAATGCTGGCGAAATCGGCGATGATTTTCAGCCATTCAGCGCTCTCCCGGGTGATCGGGCCAAAGCCTGCTATCGCGGCGAGTGAGGCAGCGGGGTCTTCGCTGCAGAAGACTTTCCAGTCACGCGGCTGTGGATCGCGATCAATCTTTTCGTCTCTGTAGATAAAGGGCGCGTTTTCCTTGCGTGGATCGTGGTAGGAAATGTAGGCCGTGAAGGCGCCACAGACGACCCCGCCAGGGTATGACCTGAGGTCGTCCACGGAGAGGTCGGTCTTGATGACGATGCTCTCCTTAAGCGCGATTTTAGCGTCTTCGATGTTAGAGCCACAGGCAACGAGTGAAAGCGCGATGAGGGTCAGGGCGGCGGGGCGAATCAATCGAGTTATCTCCGTACAGTTTAGCGGCAGAGTATGAACATTTTGCCGGCGGGGTACAAACATGCTCTCACTGCAGATCAATCCAGTCGCGGGGTATGTTGTCTTCGAACAACTGGGCGATGCTAATGCTGATAATGTTGTGCTCTTCGCCCACTTCCGTTGCAAACAGGGATTCCTTGCTTGAGCGCGCGATGACCATTGCGCCGGGGTATTTGCGGCGCAGCCATAATGCGGTGCGCAGATTTTCTTCTTCACGGCCAGTGCCAAGCACAAACACTGTGTTGCCGCCGTCAACGCTGACTGTAGAGCGCACTCTCTCCCACACCTCCGGGTGCGCGATATCGCCCTCAAACAGTTCCCGTCGGTAGTCACCGGAAAACTTCATTTGCTCGTCGGCGACCAGAACCCGGCGCTTGGCGTCCTTGTCAATAATGAGCACCGTGTCCAATTCCCCGGATGCCGAATTTTGCATTTCTTCGAGAACAGTTTGGCCAAAGCGGCCGAAGCCGGCGAGTATGACGACATCTTTAGGTTCGGTCTCGCGGAAGTGTTGGAGCATCTGGCTGCGAACCAGTCCGGAAGCAGCGATGTGATAGGTGTTGAAACAGTGGCAACTGTTGGCGACCCGCGTGTTGGCCATTGAGCGCATAAAGCGAAGGCTGGAGCAGTGAATCACCACGCGCGAGGCGATACCGGGTACAAGGTTCAGCAGCACACTCGCTGCCTCGTAACTACGCAGGCTGTTGTCATTTAATAAAAGAATGCGCCGCGCCCGTTCGACCTGTAATTCACGCAGGAAGAACTCATGAGTAATATCGCCGCTGACCACCACGGCGCCAAAACTCTGTTTGAACTCGGCCCGTAAAACCTCAGCACTATTATTGGATACCACCACCACCGGTATTTTGCGATTGTGTTCGCGCAGAACCCGCAGGTAGCTAATCACCAGTTCGCCGTCGCCCACAACCACGACGTGGTTGCGCATCCGTTTCATCTGCCATGCCTGTGGCGCCAGGGCGTGCAGCAGGGCGCTGATCAGGCCCCAGGCCGCGAGTATTGGTGCGCCGAAGTAGGCGATCCAGACCATGATACGCCCGGCAACGGGCCCCCCGATCGGAGTTCCAAGGTCTACTCCGCCAACCACAAACAGGCTCAGTGAGTAGTAGGCTTTGGTAAGAAGGCCAGATTCGGCAAGCTCGGGGCGCTCTGTTACCGAGACGCCTGTCGTAAAGCCGATCAGTGCGAGAAGAAAAATAGCCAGTGCACCGACGGGTATCCATGGAAATTGCTGTGTTGAATAGTGTTTCTGCATGCCCAGCATGATACCCCAGGGGTCTGGCAGCTCGCTATCGGTTTGTGCTTTGTGTGGCTGCTGGATACACTGCGGTCACTGTAAAAGGTCCTATGAACAAGATCATTACACCCTCGCCGTTGCACCCCGCCAAGTCCTTGCTGCCTGCGCTGGAAGTCATGGCTGCGCGCGGGTTTAGTAGCGATGCCTGTCTCGAACACACTCGTCTGACCAGAGCACAGTTGGAGCGGGAAGGGGTCACGATTTCTGCCTCCCAGGAACTGCAGTTCTATACCAATGTACTTGAGCTCAGTGGCGATGAGAGTATCGGCTTGGAGTTGGGTGACGTATTTGTCCCTGAACGCTACGGTTTGTTTGGCTATGCCTTGCTTGCAGCTGAAACGTTTGAGCACGCATTGGCACTTGCGGAAAATTTCGGACCAATGACATTCAGCTTCTTTGGCTTTCGTTACGGTCAAAGTGACCGCGATGCCTGGTTTGAACTCACCAATGGTCCCGAGGTTTCTCCCGGCTTGTCGCGCCTTTTTATTGATCGGGCTGTTGCGGCAGCGGCGCGAACTTTTAGTGCCATTCTTGGCGACCGATTCAGGCTCCATCATGTGCTCTTGCCGCACGAGGGCAAAAACGGGAGCGAGAACTATTTTGATCTATTCCAGTGTCCGGTGAGTTTCCAAAGCCAGCATGCCAGGTTGGTTTTCGATGCGAGCTTGCTCGACCAGCCGCTGCTGCAGAGCAACCGCGAATCCTCGCTTCATCTGGAGCAGCAGTGCCAGTTGATCATGGCGCGGCTGGGTGGGCAGGGCCGGCTAGTTAACAGCGTGCGTCTGCAGGTGCTGTCGCGGCCGGGCGTGTTCCCGGAGATTGACGTGGTGGCCGAAGCGCTCGGTATGTCTGCTCGCACCTTGCGCCGGAGATTAATGTCTGAGAATACCAGCTACCGTGAAATTGTTGACGAGCTGCGATATGGTCTGGCGCTCGAGTACCTCGGCAGTACGGCGCTCCCCATGGATGAAATTTCGCGGCTGCTCGGCTATACCGGATCGGCCAATTTCAGTCACGCATTTCGGCGATGGGCGGGGCTGTCTCCCAGCGCCTGGCGCCGCCGTTAACTAACAGGAGAGTGTGATGACTGTACGCCCCTTGGCAATATCTGTGCTGTTTTCAGGGCTTTTGTTTGGGCCCGCTCTAAGCAGTGCCCAGCCCTACACAGAGCAGCGTCAACCCTGTGCGCACCGCGATGAGCTCAAGCAGCCTTTTTTTGGCGACTTGCACGTCCACACTCGCTACTCGCTCGATGCGAGTACCCAGGGCACCAGGACCTCGCCGGCCCAGGCCTACGAGTTCGCCCGAGGTGCGAGCCTGGGGATCCAGCCGTGGAGCGATGACGGTGCGCCCATGCGTAGCCTGCAGCTACAGCGGCCACTGGATTTTGCCATGGTCTCTGACCATGCTGAGTTGATCGGCGAAGTCCAGATTTGCAACAATCCGGCAGAGCAGGGGCACGACAGCTGGCAGTGCCTGGTCTATCGGAATATCCCCCGCGCAGCCTATTACCTGTTTAATTTCATGGCGACGATGAAGCAGACCCATCTGGGGCTTTGTGGAGATAACGCGGAAATTTGCCTGCAGGCGTCACTCAAGCCGTGGCAGGAAATGCAGGATGCAGCTGAAGCTAACTACGACCGTTCCGCGACCTGCCAGTTCACCAGCTTTGTGGGCTATGAATGGACCGGTATGGAAGGCTTTAGCGGTGGCAACCTGCATCGCAATATTGTGTTTCGCAATGCAGACGTTCCGCAGCTGCCCCTGAGTTTCATCGACGCTCCGGAACCGCATTTGCTCTGGCAGGGATTGCGCGAAAGGTGCGTCAGTAGCGAAGCCTGTGACGCTATCGTGATTCCACACAATTCCAACCTGAGCGCAGGGTATATGTTCTCGGGAGCGCTTGATGGCGGCGGTCTGATGACTCCGGAGTATGCTGTCGAGCGAGCACAGTTCGAACCACTGGTAGAAATCATGCAGCACAAGGGCGCCTCGGAATGCTACTACGGCCCCGGCAGTAGCGACGAGTTGTGCGCCTTTGAACAATTGCCGGTAGACAATATTGCCGGGCGCAACAATTTGCCCCAACCGGATACGGGTTTTGTGCGGCGGGCGCTTGCCGATGGCTTGAGGCTGCAGGGCGAGTTGGGGGTCAATCCCTACCAGTTTGGCGTGATCGCCAGTACTGACACCCACCTGGGTGCGCCGGGCGCAGCAGAAGAAGACAGGTTTCTGGGGCATGGCGGCGCAGGCGTGCCAGCGGGTGATTCGATTCCTCCGGGACTGCCGGATAAGCTCGAGTACAATCCGGGCGGTCTCGCGGTGGTGTGGGCGGAGGAGAATTCTCGCGATGCGCTGTTTAACGGCATGCGCGCGCGCGAGACCTACGCTACCTCCGGCCCCCGTATAGTCAGCCGGCTGTTTGCCGGGCAGAGTTTCCCCAAAAATCTCTGTGAGCAACCGGACAAAATAGCGCGCGCTTACGCCGAAGGTGTGCCAATGGGAAGCGAGGTCAGTGGCGGTGAAGAAGCCCCGACGTTTTTGGTGGCAGCGAGCCAGGACAATGGTGTGGCGGGTGCCCCGGGTATGCCTCTTCAGCGGATCCAAATCGTCAAGGGCTGGATTGATAAAACGGGAGCGGCCCGTGAGAAAGTCTTTGACGTCGCCGGCGATGCGAACAATGGGGCGTCCGTTGATATCGCCAGTTGTGCAACGAAAGGGGAAGGCTTCGCCCAGCTTTGTACTGTCTGGCACGATCCCGAATTCAATGCGAGCCAGCCCGCATTCTATTACAGCCGTGTACTGGAGAATCCGAGCTGCCGGTGGAGCCAGCGACAATGCGTAGCGGCAGGTGTAAATTGCAATGAAGCAGACACCATCACCGAGGGCTACGAGGGTTGCTGCGCTGCAGAGCACAGGCCGGTCATACAGGAGCGTGCCTGGTCGTCGCCGATCTGGTTTACACCGGCTAAGGCGTCGTGAATTCACCCGCGACCAGGATGTCGCGATAGTCTGCCGGGGCGAAGCCGTTGAATCGGGTGCTGGTCGCCGAGCCATATGCGCCGAGCAAACCAAACTCGATATAGTCACCGGTCTGCATG includes the following:
- the gspG gene encoding type II secretion system major pseudopilin GspG produces the protein MIRPAALTLIALSLVACGSNIEDAKIALKESIVIKTDLSVDDLRSYPGGVVCGAFTAYISYHDPRKENAPFIYRDEKIDRDPQPRDWKVFCSEDPAASLAAIAGFGPITRESAEWLKIIADFASIESALEDYYEENHSYPQTEQGLAALKEKPESRMRMPNYREGGYLNPIPTDPWGRPYVYKSTQWGRTKGTVEMISLGRDGEPGGEGLDADVSSELQRYLVHIDRIL
- a CDS encoding NAD-binding protein, yielding MQKHYSTQQFPWIPVGALAIFLLALIGFTTGVSVTERPELAESGLLTKAYYSLSLFVVGGVDLGTPIGGPVAGRIMVWIAYFGAPILAAWGLISALLHALAPQAWQMKRMRNHVVVVGDGELVISYLRVLREHNRKIPVVVVSNNSAEVLRAEFKQSFGAVVVSGDITHEFFLRELQVERARRILLLNDNSLRSYEAASVLLNLVPGIASRVVIHCSSLRFMRSMANTRVANSCHCFNTYHIAASGLVRSQMLQHFRETEPKDVVILAGFGRFGQTVLEEMQNSASGELDTVLIIDKDAKRRVLVADEQMKFSGDYRRELFEGDIAHPEVWERVRSTVSVDGGNTVFVLGTGREEENLRTALWLRRKYPGAMVIARSSKESLFATEVGEEHNIISISIAQLFEDNIPRDWIDLQ
- a CDS encoding DUF3604 domain-containing protein codes for the protein MTVRPLAISVLFSGLLFGPALSSAQPYTEQRQPCAHRDELKQPFFGDLHVHTRYSLDASTQGTRTSPAQAYEFARGASLGIQPWSDDGAPMRSLQLQRPLDFAMVSDHAELIGEVQICNNPAEQGHDSWQCLVYRNIPRAAYYLFNFMATMKQTHLGLCGDNAEICLQASLKPWQEMQDAAEANYDRSATCQFTSFVGYEWTGMEGFSGGNLHRNIVFRNADVPQLPLSFIDAPEPHLLWQGLRERCVSSEACDAIVIPHNSNLSAGYMFSGALDGGGLMTPEYAVERAQFEPLVEIMQHKGASECYYGPGSSDELCAFEQLPVDNIAGRNNLPQPDTGFVRRALADGLRLQGELGVNPYQFGVIASTDTHLGAPGAAEEDRFLGHGGAGVPAGDSIPPGLPDKLEYNPGGLAVVWAEENSRDALFNGMRARETYATSGPRIVSRLFAGQSFPKNLCEQPDKIARAYAEGVPMGSEVSGGEEAPTFLVAASQDNGVAGAPGMPLQRIQIVKGWIDKTGAAREKVFDVAGDANNGASVDIASCATKGEGFAQLCTVWHDPEFNASQPAFYYSRVLENPSCRWSQRQCVAAGVNCNEADTITEGYEGCCAAEHRPVIQERAWSSPIWFTPAKAS
- a CDS encoding AraC family transcriptional regulator, encoding MNKIITPSPLHPAKSLLPALEVMAARGFSSDACLEHTRLTRAQLEREGVTISASQELQFYTNVLELSGDESIGLELGDVFVPERYGLFGYALLAAETFEHALALAENFGPMTFSFFGFRYGQSDRDAWFELTNGPEVSPGLSRLFIDRAVAAAARTFSAILGDRFRLHHVLLPHEGKNGSENYFDLFQCPVSFQSQHARLVFDASLLDQPLLQSNRESSLHLEQQCQLIMARLGGQGRLVNSVRLQVLSRPGVFPEIDVVAEALGMSARTLRRRLMSENTSYREIVDELRYGLALEYLGSTALPMDEISRLLGYTGSANFSHAFRRWAGLSPSAWRRR